Genomic window (Nymphaea colorata isolate Beijing-Zhang1983 chromosome 1, ASM883128v2, whole genome shotgun sequence):
agCTACTTGaaaatttctaatatttaatatttttaattagtttaaCTTGGTCTTCAATCGTTTTATAGGTAGAAAAAAATGGGAGAGAGACCGACTTAGCCTTATAGTATCCAATTCACCCTTTCAGCAAAATGACACAGGTTTCCCTTCGCTATATCACGCCAGAAAAATGATACAGGACCCCTACTGATATTAACAGAATGAGCAGTTGTCCCCAACATATGAGCAGTGGTTTCAAAATAGATATTTCTTAATGTTTACTTGGGAGAGCATAAAATCCTCAAGACCGTACTCTTACACCATTCTGGCTTATTTTGGGATTTGAGTAGGCCTACAATACATCCTTTTACAACTCAGAACAGAAGAATAATACACAGAAGCATCACAGCGATTGCaagatttgaactttgaactccTTTAGTGTGAGCCCTCTTGCTGCTTGTTTCATTACGTCCCTGCAGATTCTCAAGGCTCTTACACAAGAAAACTGCATTATTTTCAGTCTTTCTTTTTAACCTTTATCAGAGAAGGGCGAACACCAGTAAGAAAAAGTTTAATCACGCCAATGGTGATTATTCGTGACTACAATCTGATCCATGCCTTATCCACTAATTACAGATCAAATGCAGCAAGCACAAGCAGCATATGACAACATGCTCAAGATGATCAGGTGATCTCACCTCTTACATACTTTCCTCAGTCTCAGTATATTTCTGGTATTCTGTTAATTTTAAAGCTTAATCTAGGTCTGGGTCATCAAGTTGTTGTTTGTTCTTGCATCAGAAGTCGATGTTTGTTCTAATCAAATTGGTTGATCTTGATCATGATCAGACCTCGAATGACTCTGGGTGAGCATGCATGTTCTTGGGGAGTCTAACTGGATCCACATAGAGTTGGTCCGGAGTTTGGGCACGCTACAGGATCGGCCATCTTTGGTCTAGGCTTGCATTTTAGTCCCTGATGCGTGATTAGTCTTCATTTAATCCCTTGGTTTCCCATTTCCAACCCTGAAGCTGCGGGGGCTCAAACAAGTCCAGGCCTCAGGTTCATGCCTTCCAAGCAGCCTCTGATAGTTCAACTTGAACTTAAGTTCGTCACTGAACGGGTCGTCCCGGCCATGTTCTTGTTAGGCAGGCTCCACGAATTATTGATGCGTCCAACTAGTGGTGGGGGAATTCGGACCTATTTGAATCTGTGATCTGGCTGATGATCCGATCTGCTCTCGTCGTGTCACCATGTACCCACGTCCTGTGCCAGGTTAGGTTTAGTCAAACCGAAGGCGGGTTGTACAAATACTATGAACAGACACAAAATGCTCCCTGATCTGCACCAACTGCGTCCGCAAATGAAAATGTGTGTGTCTACTTATTGAAGCTTGACTGGTTTCCTTGGAATAAATTGACAGTGAGATAGATAGAAGCTCTTCTGAGATAACGGAGGAAGTGGGCAAATGCAAGGAGTGGGCAAttgagaggaagaagatggtggaGGAAGAGAAGGAGCGTTTCCGGGTAGCTGCTCTTAGTGCCTTGGATCTCCTCAACACAAGCGGCCCCTGATGGCACCACCAGGTTCTGCCCCTCTACTCTGCACAAGAAAGATGATATACCTAAAAACTTCTTGAAAGTCGCAGGTCGTACAGAACATAGTTGGTCGTAGCTTTTGTTCAAGCTTTGCCATGTGCAGTTCCCTTGGCCAATTAAGCACAGCTAAAGCAgaaagtctctttctctctctctctctctctctctctctctctctatatatatatatatatatatatatatatatatatactgtctGCGTTTGGACAGAAAAATCCACCCATCTTTCATAGCAGACCACTCGATGCATAACGGCCATATTGATGGACGAAGGATTTTAACtccgacacacacacacacatgaaaatTTCTATGCAGCCATGGGGcggatggctaaaaattaaaaggttATTGTTAAAGCACCATGAATTAATTCCTCAATAGACCATGAACTGTTGCTGCATTATAAATCGTCGGTAATGCgctgttttttaataataatttttttctttatccatcAGCAACATCTTACATGCGCCAACATAAAATTCCCCTATAATTAACACCTAACACAATTAACGAGCATCTCTTGATATGCATTTTTAAACATAATCTAACTACATGCCGTTCTGTCAATTTTTAGGCATGTTCATTAAGAAATGTTGGCAAAGAATTTAATAGCACAAAAGAAATTATCTGATAAAAGATTTTAACAATCAAACGAGAGAAAGCTCCTATGTGCAGCAACACAAATCTGCTCCGATGGGGAGGTTACGCAGAGGCACGGGGCTCCACCCCAGCGTGAACAGCAGAGTTCGAGAGAGTTTTTGCTTGCtttaattttcacattttatttttatgcttttctttGTCTACTCTGTTAAACATTATCCTGGAAGGCCAAAATAGCTTGTAAGGCTCCATACGGGACGAAGATGCGCTTTTCGGTTCTTGTCATCGGAAATTCAAGCCATCCATGGCCACCAGTAGTAATAACAATGATTCATGAACACGACCAGGCAGCCCACACCATAATTTCCAATCAGAGATACCGCACAGCATGCGCCCATCCATATCAGGCTTTAGGGCTATGATTAGAAATCCCGTTTAGAAGGTAACGGACAGAATAATTAGCTATTTTCACATAAACCCAATCCTAGCAATATCTAGCTTTACATAAAGCATCGTTTGATCACCACAATCCTATAAGTTCTTCTACTTGATCATAGGACGCCCATACTTATGTAAGCATAGCTGTAACTAATCCAACGCCCAAAGCCGGTCGGGTATCTACCCCAATCTTTAAGACAGTTTCACATAACTTTGTGGGAGTGTTCGTTGTCAGACACCCCCTTATTATTGCACTATGTTGCTATAAAATGGAGAGCTAGTGAGGAGGGAGTATGATAACCAATTCAAGGGTGAATCTGTTTTAATATCATTATATCAAAACCCAGCAGCCCAATTTTATCCATCAGAGATTTTTTAGTGGCTCTCACTTGTGACTAACAATTATTTGTTTTAGGAGTTGAAATTGCTTTTAGCAATTGACGATCATCCAACACACGTTTTTGTTTTGTATAGCCTGTTAATTTTCCCTTGCATAAAAAATCACCACCTGTGAAATTTGACAAACCATAGGGCAAAATAAATGCTCCAGACAGGGACACAGAGAAGGggggtgggagagagagagagagagagagagagagagggagagagagagagaccacacCAGTAGATCACTAGAAAATCAACTCAAAATATAAGTTATTTTTACACAGTCAAAATTGGAACATATATATTCTTAAccaaaaaagggggaaaaggaaACAGGCGCATAACCTTTAGCCTTGCATCCTTTGGCCTTGATCTGTACACGATTTTACAGCACTGCTGGAGAGAGTACTTACAAGTTCCGGTCAAACCACTGTCTGCACATATCGACAACTGGAAGTGCATTTGACAGCAAGGCCTGCAATATTTGGAAGTAAAACCTGTTAGTGTTAGAGCAATGTGCATCCTCCACTAAGCCATTCATTTCCCAAGTCCACAGATGAACCAGCAGTAATGACAGGAAGATAATTGCAAGTTTGCCCCAAGATTGATACGAGAATCAAAATGGGTCACATACGACAATGGATCAGCTAGTAGCAAGCTGAGTTGATTTGTGCAAAGAAACCTGAGGACTGTTACTTTTTAGAATTTAACTTCCAAGTGCAGTAAGGGCAACTCCTCCGTCTTAAAGGACACAACTTAGTACATATACAGGCCTGGTTCCTGTTCCATGGTTTGATCAACTCCTAACCACCAAAGTAAGACCTTAGAATcatcgaaaaaaaaaagctgctAAGAATTTTTAACAATGAAAGTTGGGAAGTTTTACTTTGTGAAGAGCATAGAATTAGAGAAACAAGTATGTTTAGCAGCAAGACGCCAAAAGAAAGCTTTGTTATGGGCAGGATTTAGTTTTGCAGGACATAAAAAGGCTGGGAGAATGCATATGGAGTATGGACTGaaataaaacagaaaacttATATGGCATTCACCAAGAAAATACTGATAAGGCAGCGTTTAACTtctataaatttttgttttgatgtaaTGGAAGAAGTGTCTATTACAGAGGCTAAAAAAATTGTACAGGACAATAGAGCATGAGAACTGATACCTGATGGGCTACATAATCAACATCTGCCGTGCTTCCATTTCGAGATGCAATCTGAAATGCTGTCTTCAGACGCCCACAGATAACACATGCTATCACCTTCCTGCAATGTGTgattggaaaaacaaaatgaacgAACCGTTCACAGTCAATACAACTATTCTGGACCAGAAAACTACAAATCCTTACAGCTGCAAGGATTGCCCCAAAGAGCAGCAAAATTATAGGGACTTTTGAGATGACTGCTTAGTAGAAAATTCATAGGCAGTTCTTATCATGTAAGCTTACATATCAATAACATTCAATAACCTTTTAGCTCTCCAATTTATATCTTAAGCTTCAACCAAAAAGTCAATGATCAAAATGTTACCTGTGCACACTTTTTAACATGTCAATAAGTCGATCTGGCCTTTCTCTGTGCTTGTTTGCATATATGACAATGGCAGCCAGAAGAACCTATAttaaacacaaacacaagaaaGATTTTACATCTTTTTATGGACAAAGAACAACATCAATTGATAACCCAGAACCAACAAGCATTAAACCAATTGAAGTTCTCAGTTTGTATCTTTACAGAGTCAAAATTCCATTAGCCATCTTGGTTGGAAGGTACTCATTGATAACATGTCAAGTTATAAGTCACCAACCTGGCCCAAGCAGtaacttccaaaaaaaaaaaaaaaatcctcataAGTTTACCTATATAGCTGGAATCTAGTTAAATGTCCAAATACCAGCTCAGCCCTTCATGCCAAGCAGTTTATGGTCTTGATAGTGCTAAAACCTAAAGAACCTCAAAAGGTCTTGAACTTTTTACTAAGCTGACTTTGCAGTATCACTGGATTCACCAGATCCAAGTTCACAAATAATAATTGAGAATAACAGTCTACAAGATCAGATCAAGATTGTACCTGGTCCCAGTCACTATCATCGATCGTACCCTTGATATTCCTTAGAAACTCTGTCAAttgatttcctttctttctttcagcaaGTGATTTTGCCACGGCAGCATAAATGTCAACAGCTGCAACAAAGATTACAAATAAATAAGTACAACTCAGAAATAAAGATGAGGATCCAAAGAAGACTATCAAGTGACAGTATAACCATAAAGAGATCAAGTATCAAGCGGTTACCAGGAAGGTTGAACTCATAGATTACTTGAAAAGCTAAATCAAAGTTCTTTTCGGCAAGCGTTTCAGCCACTTCACATCTTCTCCTGATAAGGAATGCCAAGTGTAAAAATGCAGAAATTCCGTGATGGCACTAAAGCACAAGTTGAAATTTGAAAGGATCAACTTATAAAGcaataatcaaaattttgagcaGATAATCTCATAGCACATAAATGTATGATAATGCGTAAATGCACGACAATCCGTTTTGGCTCAGCTGCTTATGTATGAGAAAAAATGACAGCTCATCATTTCCATGAGCAGTCTACTGCTTCTGTCTAGGGAAAGTACCAACACCATCTCTTGATCTCCCTAACATTTTGAGTTCAAGCAAAAGATAAATGTATTTCAGGCCAAGATAGATAAGCTAAATATTGGGAGATAATGTAGAACTGGGAAAGATCAATACAGTTCCTGTGACCCATAGCTGATTAGAAGTTCGCTAGCAACCTACAGCATTTCAGCCTTAAGTTATATCTTGTTATTGACCTTGTCCAGCAAAAAGAAGGACAATAGAACTTCTCACTCAGGAAAGCAGTCTCTTAACACCACAAGATAAATATCGGAAACACAGCCTTATAGCTTCCAAGTAATTCAAGGTAAAAAAGACaatattttgaacaaatttaatTTATGACACAAACATGTTAATATGATATTGCATGCACCATGCTTCATTCCGTTGTTTAATTCAGCAGAGGCATGGTATCAAAATCTGTCTGTCTAGATCTGTGTGCTaggaagtcctcatactctgacttgttgatactcacagtcactgtctcagggtgagaagaagataaagacccgTCTATAACTGATGACGCTGCCTGGACAGATCCAATAGGAGACTAAAGAATTCTTGCTCTACTTAGGTGTAATATTTCTTCCTAGGGAAGCAGcggaaggacgaccatgtttatcccaacatctgtattccaaatgccctattttcccacaataggtgcactgaaatctcccccgacctcctcTTATCCCTCGACCTATGCCTCTCCCCCTGAATGAACTGTGTCCACGACCTCCTGAGGCTACCAAGGCAGAGACATGAATATCACTAGAGGGCGGAGAAAGGGTCACAACAAGGCGGCTGAGTCTATTGTAGGCTTCAGATAGGTCGGGAATTTCTGCTTCAGTCAACATCTGtgcctttgctactgcatatttAGGAGAGAAACCCTGTAGaaacttcgcaaccatagactgttcaccatgattcttatggcatgttggacatgggggacgtaatgctttaagtcgttcaTAGATCGACTTGAGGGAAGCGAAATACTGAGCAAGACTCTGGTCaccctgttgcaaattaagtaattcctcctccacctgcaatatcttgctaacattcttgtcattcaagtaagtttgtttcaaaaaatcccacatttgtttggcagAGGTATAGAATGCAATAGCAGAAGTAATCTGTGGTTGCACGCTATTCATGATCCaagacatgacaatattattatcttctttccatgaaacatattttccactctttccCACAAGCTCatcttcttctataacatgctccttccgATGTCCAAttacagacatcataaacacacgagaccaaatctcatagttagatccatctaactttacaatAGAACCATAATaaaatggatttcctccacttttaaaCTCATGAGAGAAATCAATTTTGAGATTTTCAGCCATCGCAAAACTGtccacaagagatcaaccaccaACATCACCcaacaataataatataaatatatctaTAGAGAATGAGACTGATCGGCAATAATAAAAGTCCAACACCACACAACAGAGGTAAACGCTATCATGTAGTGCGCAGCACTTCTCCCAAACAAATTATGAACAACCAGACAGTAGAATTGAATAATATCGTGAGGAGAAAGCAGCCCTTCTTAAAAAAGATTACCTCCACAGCAGACCCACGACAGAAGAATGCTGTAACAATGCTGTCCACCTGCTAACATAAACCTCACGACAGCAGAAACTCATCCACAACTGCTAGTTTCAGCGAATTACAACTGCTAGTTTCTGCTTTCTGCCGTCTTCACCAtcagaaaactaaaaaatgctGCTGTTTTCAGTCTCCTCACACACCATCGGCAGAACATCATCCAACTTGTTACAATAACTCCACTATCATCACGCCTtaaacatcacaaaaaaaaaacagatctgCTCCACCTGATCTGCTGGTCCTCATAGCAAACAGCAGCCCTACttaaggatctgatcacgccttccacataggcgtgatcagtcCTTCTCCAAGCAGCACACCCAACTTTTATCTCTTTGCTGCCTCCCTGTTGGTGGGTAAGAAGAGATAAACATGGGTGACGAGAAGATTaaagaggaaggaagtcgccggaaaaagaggTCGCCGAAGAGAGGTCACCAGAAGAGGAAGTCGCCGGACAACTTACTTGACTGTTGCCACAGgagaaggctctgataccacgtTGTAGCCGTGAGacttggagaaaaaaaattctgtattcattaaccctaatctcccttataaagagattagggtagaaaagagatttacagattacatcaaccaaaaataaagaaattattaaagaggtcttataactctttaattcTACAAAGAGCCACCTAAAAACATAAACTTTTCTAATTCAATAGAAGCGTTAATAAAAtcatttcttgttcattgttaATTGCTAGTGTTATTATTTGTAGACAATCATATGTAGAGCCACATTGCTAGTGTTATTATTTGTAGACAATCATATGTAGAGCCACACCTGCATCTCGCACCTGGGACATAGATAATATCTTTCACAATATTATTGTGCAAAAGATGTTGTAGGTATAGTGGTTGCCTCACTTATTGGTTAAAACTATTGTTgcaaaaattataatttaaaaaaaaaagacaaaaggaaaggaaaaatgaaggaaaagaacaaaaaaagtgaaaaaatcacaatattttgcaaaaaatgcCAAACTGAAAATAATGTGCTCtgatctctttctctgtttttttcctccttttttcaggaaaaatgtttttaatatgttttgaacttttttggGTTTATTTTAACATTCTAATAACtgtaaaatcattttttgtgagaaaaatagtagaaatatcaaattttcataaattctttttcctttatattttagatttttgaacacacacacacacacatatacatatggCCGACCTCAATTTGAGCTCAGGCTGTCTTAAGCTCGGAAACCTTAACTTGAGTTGGTGGACTTGATCTCGAACTAAGCTGTTTCAGACTCAAGAGAAGCTGAAGCGAACTCAGCTTAAGCTTGGCTTGAGCAACCTATTTACACaacttaaaaataataaagtcctaaaagaaaaagaaaagtgagacCATGATTTTGTGGTtgcttgcaagttgcaacaagtgaaaaaaaaaagaggcagcAAAAGCAAGGATGTGAGAGATGGTAATGAACCTCAAATGTTCTACCAAGACTCTTAACCAATAACCCTTGGTTATATAACACTCAGAGATTATCTCCAAGGAAGTAGTGTCACAAAACTGTGGGAGGCCTTCATGTTGATAAAAAGCACGCTTGTTATCATAACTTTGCTAGTTTGAACTTTGCAGTATGATTTGTATACATAAATCTACGAAGTGTACATAGGTTTTACTTGCGTAGTCactttttcccctcttttatGCATTTccctatttttcctttttgtatttttgcaaCTGTCCCTTCTCAgttgaatttatttttcttctaagtTCAGCCAAGCTAGTTGTTAGCCAGCCCCAATGGCTAGAAACTTCCTTTTGTTAGTTTTCTATAAAAATGGGATTGTTGTCCCATGTAAGGTTA
Coding sequences:
- the LOC116245856 gene encoding uncharacterized protein LOC116245856, coding for MDEKSVIVAEDGPSAAASQLSAVLFDQMQQAQAAYDNMLKMISEIDRSSSEITEEVGKCKEWAIERKKMVEEEKERFRVAALSALDLLNTSGP